The sequence GGGGGGGGGTACTAGGCTACTAGATGTGGGCGTAGCGTACTATATCATACATAGTAGCCGCGAACGGAGACGTAGAGGAAGTAATCAATTAGAGACTTGAGAGTATTTAATAAGTTAAGCGGTAAGCAAAAAATCGAGAATGTTTACGAGTTAGGTCGCATGACGTAGAAAAGGGGAACAGATCTAACATTTTCAGCACCTCTGACTTGATCCAAAGTTGTTAAACCCTATCAAGAAGCAACACAGAAAactattcaaatttttatactagtatatagtactagtatatatttttatctaccCTATGTCGTCACCTCGAACAATCAGTTTcgattttttacatattttctcAAAGTCACACAAACCGCAGACAAGTACAGTCTTAACCGATGAACGCACGTCAAAACTCACTCAAAAAACTCACCGATTGTTTCGGTTTGGTAAAACCAAAATTACTGTTTCCAAACCCTTGATCGCATCCCATCCAGGCACTAATTTTGCCTACCTAagataaatagtaaaatacgAAACAAGCAAACCAAATCGATGCACgaacaatattataaaaatctCGGATTAAATGTCCAGTATGATTCTACAATACCAAGAGTCAATATAGTAATACTAATTAAGAGGCGGAGTGGGGAGATCATATCATATCACAtcaatatcatatcatatacGACTTATCAATGATAGGGAGAGTCGTTTAATAGATTTGATAAATTACACACAAAAATACTGATTTGTGGCTGTTGAACCACAGGAGAGGCTGCTTGCTGTTGAAGCCAACTGATGAAAATAGTTGTCGTCACTATAATTCCCCTCCTGAAAATGACATTTGATGATAAATCCATTTAGCTTACGTACCCCATTTTTCCGCATATTACAATGAATACGATAGATCTCGCTGTTTGTCTTTATCTACAGCGATTTTTCCAACAATACATTAGCTGTTGTAATATGTGCATCTAGTCAGTGCAAGCTCGCCTAAGTCTCTTAAACCACATAACCtgggattttttttcctttgctaATATCTTATCGTCTATCGAGACAATACCTAGGCTTGTTCAGTGACTAACAGTAAAAACAAACCTTAACTGTTTGTTTTAGATACGGTTTAAGGCTAAGAACTAAACTAATGGGATGGGACTGCTTATATTTATCGTTGATGAAATCACAGTATCAACAAGAAGTGGATGCTGAGGATTACCTTGACTTATTGTATACATATTAGTCTGGAAGCTGGAACCAATAAGTGAAGTATCAAGATGCAATGGTGTAGAAAACTTTCGTCATTCCTTTCTTTGTTCTCAGCTGTGTGATCTTAAGCAAAAAAACGGGGAAACACTCAGAATCATGTACTTTTGGGAAACACAAGGCAAAAGAAGGAAACCACAAATATCTACTTCAGATTGGTACAGTATATTCAATATTGGATGTGTACCTTCATGCTTATGATATCGGATATATCCGAGACATGTGTCCCACCACACGGACACCCGGGGTTGTCACCTAATTTTATGATCCGAGGAGTGCTTCCCTGCAAGGTAAAGCAAATACAGAAGTTTGAGTTTGATATATTTCTCTAGAGTGAAATACCTCGACCTCGAGGCATTCTATCGTGGAATCTCTCTCAGAGTGTCATTTGATATCTATTTTGCATTGCTTAGCTGACTAGCTTACTCTAGCTGGGTATTTATTAACCTTCAATGCAATATAGTTACTACCTTAGGTGCTCCCTTTCACTAACATATATACCAAAAGATGATAAACAACATAGAAAGAGCAGGAATTGATACAGAAAATGGTCTATCTATCCATGACAAACATTTCTTTTACAGAGCCAAATAATTGTATATCactttaagaaaaattaaattaaaaggcAGTGCCTATATATGACATAACtgcaaaattttgatataactaAAGATAAACATTGCTGCTCCTATTAGAACTCGTGTCATTGAAGGATATGTCTAGGATGAAAACATAAGTCTGTAAGCTGGATGTCCGAGGTTTATTATTAAGTCTGTAAGCTGGACGCCCGAGGTTTATTAGCAATGGAAGATAAGGAAAGAGATCTATATTGGCATATACCTTAGGAATATAATCAGGAAGATTGCCACTACAGAGCACAGATGCCTCTTCATAGGGCAATAGAGCAGCATAAACCTTATACAGGGCAAAGAATCATAATTAAGAATCGTAACACAATATCAAAAAAATCCAACTATGAAAAAGACTCTGAGGACTAACCTTTCCTCCTTTGGTTATCAGTTCGTTAGCTTCTGCCTCCAACTCTCTCTGCTTCACCTGTAATTCATTCTGTGGAACGCTTCCTTTGTATTCCACAAATGGACTGATAACATTGTAGTTGTTAGATCACAGTTCTTATGTATCACTAATTTTAACGAAAGTGGCAAAGAGGAAAGCAGATGAAAAATCCTTTAATGAGATCCTTACCCGTCTGGAAAATGGTACCCTTTTCCAGGCTCCAAATATCCTAACCCAACTTTCTGCATACACATATCTAGCAAGTGTCCAGCTGAGTGCAACCTGATCATGAACAATTATTAACCCTAATATAAAGTCCAGGCacaaacaagaataaaaaaagcaaGACCTAATAAACCTGCACAACTATAATCTATATTTCAGAAATTTTGCTCCTATCATGTCATCATGCATACCAATTAGAACAGTCTAACATTTCCACAAGCAGATTACACGAAACTGCATCAGTTGTGATTCACATCTTCTATCTAGTGATAACGTAATACAAATGTCTCCAGAATTTGCCATGCCAGAAACTACGACCAAATCATTAAACTATTCATCTTCCTGTAGAACTACACTAAGCTAAACTTTTCTAatcaaattcaatcaacatTAACTTGCCTGGAATTGAGTTTGCGCCTTGATTcatcaacaaacaaatgaaCTTCTCTCCCTTTCTCAATATCCATTCCACTCTCATGATTCGAACCTTCGAAAACTCCGTAATGGAGAACCTAACACAATTTTCAAAAGGGAAtacacaaacaaacatcataaacacaaaattaCGAAAAAAAGAGACAGGATAGAGATTCAATATTACAATTCCGTCTTTCGATCGAACATCCTGAACGGAAAACTTGAAATCCAAATCGGAGAATTCGACAAAACCGGTGTCCGACGGCTGGCCGCCACCTTGCGGATGAAACACCGTCGAATCGAATATCAGAGCTGTGCGTCCATCCTCCGCCTGAAATCATATAGGATCACATAGAAAACTATTTAAAGGATTCAGCATTGAAGTCGAAGTCGAAGAGCTCGAAAGAATGGTTACTATCGGACCTTGTATAAGGAGAGGAATCTGGACTGAGATTGGAGATTGAACATGTCTACATGATAATCAAGCTTCGTCGGAGGAAAGTTCATGGTGGATTCCGTCGGCTTCGTCACGGTGGTGCACGAGCGAGAGTGACACTGGGACAAAAAGTCTATTGAAGAAACCTCTCGACGAATTTGGTCAACAGTCAACGAAGAAAAgtagaaaagaaaaggttaataataataacacaatTGAGTACCAAACTATTCAAACTTTTACAATTCATTGCGTGTATTTGtcaaaatggttttaaaagCCGCATTTTCCAGATATTTATTGTTGGGCCTTTATTATTTGGGCCTTTTAGATTactgttgtgttttgtgatagtattatattttcttgtttacgttttagataattatttgttgttgttttcgttGCAAAAATTTCAGTAGATTTAATATCTTTTAACGAGAACAACATTTTTTGTGTAAATAGTAATACATACATAACATTGATATAGTCTTTTGAAGAGTGATTCAAATTCATACTCCAAATGTATGTATGTGTTACATCTGTGTATGGAAAACGCGTAGATTGGTGTGAACGTAAAGTTTTGTAGTGTGACACATAAAAAACCTTACGATTATTATTATGTACCACTACTTAACAAATCCACGAAAATTATTCAAGTCCCGGTGGGGGATGGGTCCAATCCAATGCTTGAAAACTATTTTctcatttcataaaaatttgctTTGTGGCGGCGTGTCGCTGCGCCTGATATCGTTTTAATaatgtcacatttttttttcttttaaatataataacaaaggTTAAACTGTCCATTTTTTGATGAAGTTACAAATCACAAATACGAGCAATACATAAGAGATGTACATTAAACTCCCTTCATTAATATGTTGGCATTTTAAATAGGTAAACTTTTATGAAATTATCTATCAAAGCATGGAAGGAGAGACCACTCATAAACTTgtacaaaattaaaagtaaatgcGTTCTGTATTTATTCTTATCTACCTtcgtactattttttttttttttacataactcCATTTATTGaacagaaacacacaaaactatCCAGACTAAAATAAGAGATCAAgtaatttaaaagtttggttggttgatatataaaaaagaaaaagaaaaaatgaacgaagaagatgatataaTTAGTGGAAGTCGCCATCAGACACTTCACACTTAAACGCATTAAACATCCTTAGATCTGAAGCTAACAAAAGCCAATCCCCACTTGTAAAAAGCTATCTTATTTACGACACCTCCTTATAAGTCAAAGTGGTATTATTCGTAATTACTTCCATCTTTCAGTGGCATTTcattaagcttcttcttcttctcttttaaaacctttttatctctttctctctttcttcaaagTTCGTCGTGCacagagaggagagagagataataaagctacaaaaatttaaaaaaaaaagaaatgagaggACTCTCCATAACCACGGCGGCGATTCTCGCGATTCTGGTCATCCTCACCGCTCAGTACTGGTCCGTTGCGGTGTCTTCTCAGTCCGTAGAATTCCTCTCTCCGATCGAGACAGAGTGCCGTGGTACTATAGCAGAGTGCTCTGTTTCCGCCGCCATCGGAGACGAAGACGGAGATCTATTCTACGGCGGAGCGGAGTTCGAGATGGACTCGGAGATCAACCGGCGTATGTTAGCGGCGAGGAGGTACATAAGCTACGGTGCGCTTAGGAGAAACACTGTTCCCTGCTCACGACGCGGCGCGTCTTACTA comes from Camelina sativa cultivar DH55 chromosome 19, Cs, whole genome shotgun sequence and encodes:
- the LOC104765497 gene encoding uncharacterized protein LOC104765497; this translates as MNFPPTKLDYHVDMFNLQSQSRFLSLYKAEDGRTALIFDSTVFHPQGGGQPSDTGFVEFSDLDFKFSVQDVRSKDGIVLHYGVFEGSNHESGMDIEKGREVHLFVDESRRKLNSRLHSAGHLLDMCMQKVGLGYLEPGKGYHFPDGPFVEYKGSVPQNELQVKQRELEAEANELITKGGKVYAALLPYEEASVLCSGNLPDYIPKGSTPRIIKLGDNPGCPCGGTHVSDISDIISMKITQLRTKKGMTKVFYTIAS
- the LOC104765498 gene encoding rapid alkalinization factor 23-like → MRGLSITTAAILAILVILTAQYWSVAVSSQSVEFLSPIETECRGTIAECSVSAAIGDEDGDLFYGGAEFEMDSEINRRMLAARRYISYGALRRNTVPCSRRGASYYNCRRGAQANPYSRGCSAITRCRR